Proteins found in one Litorihabitans aurantiacus genomic segment:
- a CDS encoding SDR family oxidoreductase: MTPAPDHGETGWKGRDRLTGKRVLVTGGDSGIGRAVAITFAHEGAAVAIAYLPQESDDAEATRAAVEAAGGTCVLVPTDQRTEQANIDLVATTVEALGGLDVVISNAAYQMARPGGIEDFPDDQLRQVYETNVFATFWLVKAASPHLGAGSSIIVTTSIQAYQPSGPLLDYASTKAALNNLVVNLAEELGPRGIRVNAVAPGPIWTPLIPATFDAEKVDGFGADTPLGRPGQPVEVASAFVYLASDEASYVSGTVLGVTGGRPVF, translated from the coding sequence ATGACGCCGGCGCCCGACCACGGTGAGACCGGCTGGAAGGGTCGCGACCGCCTGACCGGCAAGCGTGTCCTCGTGACCGGGGGCGACTCCGGCATCGGCCGCGCCGTCGCGATCACCTTCGCCCACGAGGGGGCCGCCGTCGCCATCGCCTACCTGCCGCAGGAGTCCGACGACGCCGAGGCCACCCGCGCCGCGGTCGAGGCCGCCGGCGGCACCTGCGTGCTCGTGCCCACCGATCAGCGCACCGAGCAGGCCAACATCGACCTCGTCGCCACGACCGTCGAGGCGCTCGGCGGGCTCGACGTCGTGATCTCCAACGCCGCCTACCAGATGGCGCGGCCCGGCGGGATCGAGGACTTCCCCGACGACCAGCTGCGTCAGGTCTACGAGACCAACGTGTTCGCGACGTTCTGGCTGGTCAAGGCCGCCTCGCCGCACCTCGGCGCCGGCTCGTCGATCATCGTCACGACGTCGATCCAGGCCTACCAGCCCTCGGGCCCGCTGCTCGACTACGCCTCCACCAAGGCCGCGCTGAACAACCTCGTGGTGAACCTGGCCGAGGAGCTGGGGCCGCGGGGCATCCGCGTCAACGCCGTCGCCCCCGGTCCGATCTGGACCCCGCTCATCCCCGCGACGTTCGACGCCGAGAAGGTCGACGGCTTCGGCGCCGACACCCCGCTCGGCCGCCCCGGGCAGCCCGTCGAGGTCGCCTCCGCGTTCGTGTACCTCGCGAGCGACGAGGCGTCCTACGTGAGCGGGACGGTGCTCGGCGTGACCGGCGGCCGACCGGTCTTCTGA
- a CDS encoding CsbD family protein: MGLDDKLDAKATETGGALKKTAGQATGNEQLEAEGRADQAKGGAQGAAEKAKDALGKAADSVKDAFK, from the coding sequence ATGGGACTCGACGACAAGCTGGACGCGAAGGCCACCGAGACCGGCGGCGCGCTGAAGAAGACCGCAGGTCAGGCCACCGGCAACGAGCAGCTCGAGGCCGAGGGTCGCGCCGACCAGGCCAAGGGCGGCGCGCAGGGCGCGGCCGAGAAGGCCAAGGACGCCCTCGGCAAGGCCGCGGACAGCGTCAAGGACGCCTTCAAGTAG
- a CDS encoding alpha/beta hydrolase, whose amino-acid sequence MHEVTTAWAPDVLGGDFVARTIELGDDGDGAVATLVRLGEPTHERAILYVHGFSDYFFQAEHARTLAAGGQDVYALDLRRYGRSLREGQVPGLVRDLAEYDEEILAALAVVRAEGHRQVVLLGHSTGGLIATLFAHHHPRALQAVVLNSPWYDINDTPLRRSLSGTVAAVAAWRDPDAVISRLSGTYGSSIHASTGGEWDFDLAWKPIEGFPVRASWLSAIRRAQRRVAEGLDIRVPVLMCTSSRSGGAGGTAVTPAQVRSSDVLLDVKHMWDAVARLGDDVTLRTVPGGLHDLALSAPAARTDYERAVTSWISDRL is encoded by the coding sequence ATGCATGAGGTGACGACGGCGTGGGCGCCGGACGTGCTGGGCGGCGACTTCGTGGCGCGCACCATCGAGCTGGGCGACGACGGCGACGGCGCCGTCGCGACCCTCGTCCGGCTCGGCGAGCCGACGCACGAGCGCGCGATCCTCTACGTCCACGGCTTCTCCGACTACTTCTTCCAGGCCGAGCACGCGCGCACGCTGGCCGCGGGCGGCCAGGACGTCTACGCGCTCGACCTGCGTCGCTACGGGCGCTCGCTGCGCGAGGGTCAGGTCCCCGGCCTCGTGCGCGACCTCGCGGAGTACGACGAGGAGATCCTCGCGGCGCTCGCCGTCGTCCGCGCCGAGGGCCACCGCCAGGTCGTGCTGCTCGGCCACTCGACGGGCGGCCTGATCGCCACGCTGTTCGCGCACCACCACCCGCGCGCGCTGCAGGCCGTGGTGCTCAACAGCCCCTGGTACGACATCAACGACACCCCGCTGCGCCGCAGCCTCAGCGGCACGGTCGCCGCCGTCGCCGCCTGGCGCGATCCCGACGCCGTCATCTCCCGCCTCTCGGGGACCTACGGCTCGTCCATCCACGCCAGCACCGGCGGCGAGTGGGACTTCGACCTCGCGTGGAAGCCGATCGAGGGCTTCCCCGTGCGCGCCTCCTGGCTCAGCGCGATCCGCCGCGCGCAGCGTCGCGTGGCCGAGGGTCTCGACATCCGCGTCCCCGTCCTCATGTGCACCTCGAGCCGCTCGGGCGGCGCCGGCGGGACCGCCGTCACCCCGGCCCAGGTGCGCTCCAGCGACGTCCTGCTCGACGTGAAGCACATGTGGGACGCCGTCGCGCGCCTGGGTGACGACGTCACGCTGCGCACCGTGCCCGGCGGTCTGCACGACCTCGCCCTGTCGGCCCCGGCCGCGCGCACCGACTACGAGCGCGCGGTGACCTCCTGGATCAGCGACCGGCTGTGA
- a CDS encoding DUF1540 domain-containing protein yields the protein MSSLAEMPQVVECAVAGCSYNHDGCHAFAVTVDDDADCATFIDVGTRGGLDRVVAQVGACQRSACRFNSNLECTATAVRIGPGGGGTANCLTYAEA from the coding sequence ATGTCGTCTCTCGCCGAGATGCCCCAGGTCGTCGAGTGTGCCGTCGCCGGCTGCTCCTACAACCACGACGGCTGCCACGCCTTCGCCGTCACGGTCGACGACGACGCGGACTGCGCGACGTTCATCGACGTCGGCACGCGCGGCGGTCTCGACCGCGTGGTCGCCCAGGTCGGCGCGTGCCAACGCAGCGCCTGCCGCTTCAACAGCAACCTCGAGTGCACGGCGACGGCCGTGCGCATCGGCCCGGGCGGCGGTGGCACGGCCAACTGCCTGACGTACGCCGAGGCCTGA